From one Enterobacter kobei genomic stretch:
- a CDS encoding protein YgfX — MVLWQSDLRVSWRSQWLSLLLHGLVAALVLLFPWPLSLTPLWLLLLSLVVFDCVRSQRRINASHGEIKLLMDSRLRWQGKEWEITGTPWMLNSGMMLRLRRSPDSKRHHLWLAADSMDTQEWRELRRIMLQQPAQEKH; from the coding sequence GTGGTCCTGTGGCAATCTGATTTACGCGTCTCATGGCGCTCGCAGTGGCTCTCTTTATTACTCCACGGGCTGGTGGCAGCGCTGGTGCTGCTTTTCCCCTGGCCGTTGAGCCTGACGCCGCTGTGGCTATTACTGCTTTCGCTGGTGGTGTTTGACTGCGTACGCAGCCAGCGCCGCATCAACGCCAGCCATGGTGAAATTAAACTGCTGATGGATTCGCGCCTGCGCTGGCAGGGTAAAGAATGGGAGATTACCGGCACGCCCTGGATGTTAAACAGCGGCATGATGCTGCGTTTACGTCGCAGCCCGGACAGCAAACGTCACCATTTGTGGCTGGCGGCAGACAGTATGGACACGCAGGAGTGGCGGGAGCTGCGCCGGATAATGCTTCAGCAACCGGCGCAGGAAAAGCACTGA
- the sdhE gene encoding FAD assembly factor SdhE, translating into MDITNKARIHWACRRGMRELDISIMPFFEHEYDSLSDDDKRLFIRLLESDDPDLFNWLMNHGKPADTELQRMVQLIQTRNRERGPVAI; encoded by the coding sequence ATGGATATTACTAACAAAGCCCGCATTCACTGGGCGTGCCGCAGAGGTATGCGTGAACTCGATATTTCCATCATGCCTTTCTTCGAACATGAATACGATTCGCTAAGCGATGATGACAAGCGGCTGTTTATCCGCCTGCTTGAGAGTGACGATCCGGATTTATTCAACTGGTTGATGAATCACGGTAAACCTGCGGATACGGAATTGCAGCGGATGGTACAGTTAATTCAGACACGGAATCGGGAACGTGGTCCTGTGGCAATCTGA
- the trhA gene encoding PAQR family membrane homeostasis protein TrhA has product MVEKPLNTKGYSVAEEVANSISHGIGLVFGIVGLILLLVQAVDNHASVTAITSFTVYGVSMIVLYLASTLYHAIPHPRAKTWLKKFDHCAIYLLIAGTYTPFLLVGLDSPLARGLMIVIWSLALLGILFKLTIAHRFEMLSLITYLAMGWLSLVVIYEMVMKLAVGSVTLLAVGGLVYSLGVIFYASKRIPYNHAIWHGFVLGGSVCHFLAIYLYIGTM; this is encoded by the coding sequence ATGGTTGAAAAACCGCTTAACACCAAGGGATATTCAGTGGCTGAGGAAGTAGCCAACAGCATCAGTCACGGTATCGGGCTGGTGTTTGGGATTGTCGGGCTGATACTGCTGCTGGTGCAGGCGGTGGATAACCACGCCAGCGTCACGGCGATCACCAGTTTTACCGTTTACGGCGTCAGCATGATTGTGCTGTATCTGGCCTCCACGCTCTACCACGCCATACCGCATCCGCGGGCCAAAACCTGGTTAAAGAAATTTGACCACTGCGCCATCTATTTATTAATCGCTGGCACCTATACCCCCTTTTTACTGGTCGGGCTGGATTCACCGCTGGCGCGGGGCCTGATGATTGTTATCTGGAGCCTGGCCCTGCTGGGGATCCTGTTTAAGCTGACCATTGCGCACCGCTTTGAGATGCTGTCGCTGATCACCTATCTGGCGATGGGCTGGCTGTCGCTGGTAGTAATTTATGAAATGGTGATGAAGCTGGCCGTCGGCAGCGTGACGCTGCTGGCGGTCGGTGGCCTGGTCTATTCGCTGGGCGTCATTTTTTACGCCAGCAAGCGTATTCCGTATAACCACGCTATCTGGCACGGCTTTGTGCTGGGTGGCAGCGTCTGTCACTTCCTGGCGATTTATTTGTATATCGGCACAATGTAA
- a CDS encoding MurR/RpiR family transcriptional regulator, translating to MFTHSAVASLNNLEMMVYHYVIKNSDKVMYMTIRELADAAGVSTTTVLRFCRKLNCDGYSEFRVRYKLYLEQNEPPQANFGAGEIISFFKSVNNDEFDTLLDQAVDIIFASERIIFVGAGTSGSLAKYGARFFSNIGKFSNHIDDPYFPVTNDMAKNALAIVLSVSGETEEILRFASQFSLHNCKVMTITSHEHSRLAKLADFNISWHAPQMRIAGVYDVTTQIPVIYILESLGRKLAKKLA from the coding sequence CTGTTTACTCACTCCGCTGTCGCCAGCCTCAATAATCTTGAGATGATGGTTTATCACTACGTCATCAAGAATAGCGACAAGGTGATGTACATGACCATTCGCGAGCTGGCTGATGCCGCTGGCGTCTCCACCACGACTGTGCTGCGCTTTTGCCGCAAGCTGAACTGCGACGGCTATTCGGAATTCCGCGTGCGCTACAAATTATATTTAGAGCAGAACGAACCGCCGCAGGCAAATTTTGGTGCCGGGGAGATCATCAGCTTTTTTAAAAGCGTGAATAACGATGAGTTTGATACGCTTCTGGATCAGGCTGTTGATATTATTTTCGCTTCCGAACGTATTATTTTTGTCGGCGCAGGCACTTCTGGATCGCTTGCTAAATATGGCGCACGGTTCTTTTCCAATATCGGCAAATTCAGCAACCATATTGACGATCCTTATTTCCCGGTGACCAACGATATGGCAAAAAACGCGCTGGCGATTGTGCTGTCAGTGTCCGGCGAAACTGAAGAGATCCTGCGCTTCGCCAGCCAGTTCAGCCTGCATAACTGTAAAGTAATGACCATCACCAGCCATGAGCATTCACGGCTGGCAAAACTGGCGGATTTCAATATTTCCTGGCATGCGCCGCAAATGCGTATTGCCGGTGTTTATGATGTCACCACGCAAATCCCGGTTATTTATATTCTTGAATCCCTTGGCCGTAAACTGGCGAAGAAATTAGCATAA
- the fldB gene encoding flavodoxin FldB: protein MNIGLFYGSSTCYTEMAAEKIRDIIGPELVTLHNLKDDAPTLMEQYDVLILGIPTWDFGELQEDWEAIWDQLDSLNLDGKMIALYGMGDQLGYGEWFLDALGMLHDKLSSKAVKFIGYWSTEGYEFTSPKPVIADGQLFVGLALDETNQYDLSEERLQNWCEQILGEMAENFA from the coding sequence ATGAACATTGGTCTTTTTTATGGTTCCAGTACCTGCTATACCGAAATGGCAGCCGAGAAAATTCGCGACATTATCGGCCCGGAACTGGTGACGCTGCACAACCTTAAAGACGACGCGCCAACACTGATGGAGCAGTATGATGTGCTGATCCTCGGTATCCCAACGTGGGATTTCGGCGAACTACAGGAAGACTGGGAAGCCATCTGGGATCAACTGGATTCGCTAAACCTTGATGGCAAAATGATTGCCCTCTACGGCATGGGCGACCAGCTCGGTTATGGCGAATGGTTCCTCGACGCCCTCGGCATGCTGCACGATAAACTGTCCAGCAAAGCGGTGAAGTTTATCGGCTACTGGTCTACCGAAGGGTATGAGTTCACCAGTCCAAAACCGGTCATTGCTGACGGGCAGCTGTTTGTCGGCCTGGCGCTGGATGAAACCAATCAGTACGATTTAAGCGAAGAACGTCTGCAAAACTGGTGCGAGCAAATCCTCGGCGAAATGGCAGAAAACTTCGCCTGA
- a CDS encoding SDR family oxidoreductase: MAIALVTGGSRGIGKATALQLAREGYTVAVNYHHNIHAATGVVNEIVAAGGNAFALRADISDEAQVLAMFDSIDREGEPLTALVNNAGILFEQSTIENLSAERINRVLATNVTGYFLCSREAVKRMSHKHGGTGGAIVNVSSAASRLGAPGEYVDYAASKGAVDSLTTGLALEVAAQGIRVNGVRPGLIYTDIHADGGEPGRVDRVKASLPMQRGGQPEEVAQAIVWLLSDKASYVTGSFLELAGGK; encoded by the coding sequence ATGGCAATCGCACTGGTTACCGGCGGCAGCCGCGGGATCGGCAAAGCAACGGCGCTGCAACTGGCGCGCGAAGGGTATACGGTGGCGGTGAATTACCACCACAACATTCATGCCGCTACCGGGGTTGTGAACGAGATCGTGGCGGCAGGCGGTAACGCTTTTGCGCTGCGGGCCGACATCAGCGACGAAGCGCAGGTGCTGGCGATGTTTGACAGCATCGATCGCGAAGGCGAGCCGCTGACCGCGCTGGTCAATAACGCGGGCATTCTGTTTGAACAGAGCACCATCGAAAACCTGAGTGCCGAACGCATCAATCGCGTTCTGGCGACCAACGTCACCGGCTATTTTCTTTGTAGTCGCGAGGCGGTAAAACGCATGTCGCACAAACATGGCGGCACGGGCGGCGCCATTGTCAACGTCTCTTCCGCCGCGTCGCGCTTAGGTGCGCCAGGGGAGTATGTGGATTATGCCGCATCGAAAGGAGCGGTGGATTCGCTGACGACCGGCCTTGCGCTGGAAGTGGCAGCGCAGGGGATCCGCGTTAATGGCGTGCGTCCTGGCTTAATTTATACCGATATTCATGCCGACGGCGGCGAGCCGGGGCGTGTCGATCGCGTAAAGGCCTCGCTGCCGATGCAGCGCGGCGGTCAGCCCGAGGAAGTGGCACAGGCGATTGTCTGGTTACTGAGCGACAAGGCGTCCTATGTGACGGGGAGTTTTCTGGAGCTGGCGGGCGGGAAATAA
- a CDS encoding 6-phospho-beta-glucosidase, giving the protein MKKLTLPKDFLWGGAVAAHQVEGGWNKGGKGPSICDVLTGGAHGVPREITSEVVPGKYYPNHEAVEFYSHYKEDIKLFAEMGFKCFRTSIAWTRIFPKGDEAEPNEEGLQFYDDMFDELLKYNIEPVITLSHFEMPLHLVQEYGGWTNRKVVDFFVRFSEVVFERYKNKVKYWMTFNEINNQRNWRAPLFGYCCSGVVYTEHDNPEETMYQVLHHQFVASAMAVKIGHRINPEMKIGCMLAMVPLYPFSCKPEDVMYAQESMRERYVFTDVQLRGYYPSYVLNEWERREFNIKMEAGDEQILREGTCDYLGFSYYMTNAVKEEGGSGDAISGFQGSVPNPHVKASDWGWQIDPVGLRYALCELYERYQKPLFIVENGFGAYDKVEEDGSINDDYRIDYLRAHVEEMVKAVTYDGVDLMGYTPWGCIDCVSFTTGQYSKRYGFIYVNKHDDGTGDMSRSRKKSFNWYKEVIASNGENL; this is encoded by the coding sequence ATGAAAAAGCTGACATTACCGAAAGACTTTTTATGGGGCGGCGCGGTAGCGGCGCATCAGGTTGAGGGCGGCTGGAACAAAGGCGGCAAAGGCCCGAGCATTTGTGACGTACTGACCGGCGGCGCGCACGGCGTACCGCGAGAGATCACCAGTGAAGTCGTGCCGGGCAAATACTACCCCAACCATGAAGCCGTTGAGTTTTACAGCCATTACAAAGAAGACATCAAGCTGTTTGCCGAGATGGGCTTCAAATGCTTCCGCACCTCCATTGCCTGGACTCGTATCTTCCCGAAAGGCGATGAGGCTGAGCCGAACGAAGAAGGCTTGCAGTTTTACGACGACATGTTTGATGAGCTGCTCAAATACAACATTGAGCCCGTGATCACCCTCTCCCACTTCGAGATGCCGCTGCATCTGGTGCAGGAGTACGGCGGCTGGACCAACCGTAAAGTGGTGGATTTCTTTGTGCGTTTCTCGGAAGTGGTGTTCGAGCGCTACAAGAATAAAGTCAAATACTGGATGACCTTTAACGAGATCAACAACCAGCGTAACTGGCGCGCGCCGCTGTTCGGCTACTGCTGCTCCGGCGTGGTCTACACCGAGCATGACAATCCAGAAGAAACCATGTACCAGGTACTGCATCACCAGTTTGTGGCCAGCGCCATGGCGGTGAAGATTGGTCATCGTATCAATCCGGAGATGAAAATTGGCTGCATGCTGGCGATGGTGCCGCTGTATCCGTTCTCCTGTAAGCCAGAAGATGTGATGTATGCGCAGGAATCTATGCGTGAGCGTTATGTCTTTACCGACGTACAGCTGCGTGGCTACTACCCATCCTATGTGCTGAACGAGTGGGAACGCCGGGAATTTAACATCAAAATGGAAGCGGGTGACGAGCAGATCCTGCGTGAAGGTACCTGCGATTATCTGGGCTTCAGCTACTACATGACCAATGCTGTGAAAGAAGAAGGCGGCAGCGGCGATGCCATTTCCGGTTTCCAGGGCAGCGTGCCGAACCCGCACGTTAAGGCTTCCGACTGGGGCTGGCAGATTGACCCGGTTGGCCTGCGTTATGCGCTGTGTGAACTGTATGAGCGCTACCAGAAACCGCTGTTCATCGTGGAAAACGGCTTTGGCGCTTACGACAAAGTGGAAGAAGACGGCAGCATCAACGACGATTACCGCATCGACTATCTGCGTGCACACGTCGAAGAGATGGTCAAAGCGGTGACTTATGACGGCGTGGATCTGATGGGCTATACCCCGTGGGGCTGCATCGACTGCGTGTCCTTCACCACCGGTCAGTACAGCAAGCGCTATGGCTTTATCTATGTGAACAAGCACGACGATGGCACCGGCGACATGTCCCGTTCACGTAAGAAGAGCTTTAACTGGTACAAAGAAGTGATCGCCAGCAACGGCGAGAATCTCTGA
- the ygfZ gene encoding tRNA-modifying protein YgfZ, with amino-acid sequence MAFTPFPPRLPCASARLPLTLMTLDDWALATITGADSEKYLQGQVTNDVAQLTEHQHLLVAHCDAKGKMWSNLRLFRRNDGFAWIERRSIREAQLTELKKYAVFSKVTIAADDEHVLLGVAGFQARAALTNLFTTLPDQQTQVVQDGVTQILWFEHPAERFLLVTDVATAERITEALRGEAQLNNSQQWLALNIEAGLPVIDAANSAQFLPQATNIQALGGISFKKGCYTGQEMVARAKFRGANKRAMWYLAGKASRVPEAGEDLEMKLGENWRRTGTVLAAAQLEDGRLLVQVVMNNDMEPDSVFRVRDDSFTLAIEPLPYSLEEA; translated from the coding sequence ATGGCTTTTACTCCGTTTCCTCCGCGTCTGCCCTGCGCCTCTGCGCGTTTGCCGCTGACGCTCATGACGCTCGATGACTGGGCGCTGGCAACCATTACCGGTGCCGACAGCGAAAAATACCTGCAGGGCCAGGTGACCAACGACGTGGCCCAGTTAACTGAACATCAGCATCTGCTGGTCGCCCATTGCGATGCCAAAGGCAAAATGTGGAGCAACCTGCGTCTGTTCCGTCGTAACGACGGCTTTGCGTGGATTGAGCGTCGCAGCATCCGTGAAGCGCAACTGACCGAGCTGAAAAAGTACGCCGTCTTCTCGAAGGTAACGATTGCCGCTGATGACGAGCATGTGCTGCTGGGCGTAGCCGGTTTCCAGGCCCGTGCGGCGCTGACCAACCTGTTTACCACCCTCCCCGACCAGCAAACGCAGGTTGTGCAGGATGGCGTCACGCAAATTCTGTGGTTTGAACACCCGGCGGAGCGTTTCCTGCTGGTGACCGATGTGGCGACCGCGGAGCGCATTACCGAGGCCCTGCGTGGCGAAGCGCAGCTCAATAACAGTCAGCAATGGCTGGCGCTCAACATTGAGGCCGGTCTGCCGGTGATCGATGCCGCTAACAGCGCGCAGTTCCTGCCACAGGCCACCAATATTCAGGCGCTGGGCGGCATCAGCTTTAAAAAAGGCTGCTATACCGGTCAGGAGATGGTGGCGCGGGCGAAATTCCGCGGCGCGAACAAGCGCGCGATGTGGTATCTGGCGGGCAAAGCCAGCCGGGTACCGGAAGCCGGTGAAGACCTGGAAATGAAACTGGGTGAAAACTGGCGTCGTACCGGCACGGTGCTCGCCGCCGCTCAACTGGAAGATGGACGCCTGCTGGTGCAGGTGGTGATGAATAACGATATGGAGCCGGACAGCGTGTTCCGTGTGCGTGATGACAGCTTCACGCTGGCTATCGAGCCGCTGCCCTACTCGTTAGAAGAAGCCTGA
- the xerD gene encoding site-specific tyrosine recombinase XerD produces the protein MEQDLARIEQFLDALWLERNVAENTLSAYRRDLRMLVEWLHHRNSDVLSVQHDDLQALLAERVTGGYKATSSARLLSAMRRFFQYLYREKVRSDDPSAVLSSPKLPQRLPKDLSEAQVDRLLQAPLTDQPLELRDKAMLEVLYATGLRVSELVGLTMSDISLRQGVVRVIGKGNKERLVPLGEEAVYWLENYLEHGRPWLLNGASVDVVFPSNRAQQMTRQTFWHRIKHYAIQAGIDSEKLSPHVLRHAFATHLLNHGADLRVVQMLLGHSDLSTTQIYTHVATERLRQLHQQHHPRA, from the coding sequence ATGGAACAGGATCTCGCACGCATAGAACAATTTCTCGACGCCCTGTGGCTGGAACGCAATGTTGCTGAGAATACATTGAGCGCCTATCGTCGCGATCTGCGCATGCTTGTTGAGTGGCTGCACCATCGCAACAGTGATGTGCTCAGCGTGCAGCATGACGATTTACAGGCACTGCTGGCCGAGCGCGTCACGGGGGGGTACAAGGCCACCAGCTCTGCCCGTTTGCTAAGCGCAATGCGGCGCTTTTTCCAGTATCTGTACCGGGAGAAAGTGCGTTCTGACGATCCCAGTGCCGTGCTGTCATCGCCAAAACTGCCGCAGCGCCTGCCTAAAGATCTCAGCGAGGCGCAGGTTGACCGCCTGTTGCAGGCTCCCCTCACCGACCAGCCGCTGGAGTTACGTGACAAAGCCATGCTGGAAGTGTTGTATGCTACCGGCCTGCGCGTGTCAGAACTGGTCGGTTTGACCATGAGCGACATCAGTTTACGTCAGGGCGTGGTGCGTGTGATCGGTAAAGGTAATAAAGAACGGCTGGTACCGCTGGGCGAAGAAGCGGTCTACTGGCTGGAGAACTACCTTGAGCACGGGCGGCCCTGGCTTTTAAACGGTGCATCGGTTGATGTGGTGTTTCCCAGTAACCGCGCCCAACAAATGACCCGCCAGACCTTCTGGCATCGCATAAAACATTATGCCATTCAGGCGGGTATAGACAGCGAAAAGCTTTCGCCGCACGTGTTGCGACATGCCTTCGCCACGCATCTGTTAAACCATGGCGCTGATTTGCGCGTCGTGCAGATGCTGCTCGGGCACAGCGATCTCTCCACTACGCAGATTTATACGCATGTGGCAACGGAACGCTTGCGGCAACTCCATCAACAGCACCACCCACGCGCGTGA
- the gcvP gene encoding aminomethyl-transferring glycine dehydrogenase encodes MTQTLSQLENSGAFIERHIGPDATQQQEMLNAVGAESLNALIGQIVPKDIQLDTPPQVGDAATEFAALAELKAIAGRNKRFKSYIGMGYTAVQLPPVILRNMLENPGWYTAYTPYQPEVSQGRLEALLNFQQVTLDLTGLDIASASLLDEATAGAEAMAMAKRVSKLKNANRFFVAADVHPQTLDVVRTRAETFGFDVIVDDADKVLDHQDVFGVLLQQVGTTGDVHDYSALIAELKARKVIVSVAADFMALVLLTAPGKQGADIVFGSAQRFGVPMGYGGPHAAFFAARDEFKRSMPGRIIGVSKDAAGNTALRMAMQTREQHIRREKANSNICTSQVLLANIASLYAVYHGPAGLKRIAGRIHRLADILAAGLQQHGLKLRHAHYFDTLCVEVADKAEVLARAEAREINLRSDIINAVGITLDETTTREDVQALLSVLTGVEQNDVDALDKNVAHDSRSIQPTMLREDAILTHPVFNRYHSETEMMRYMHSLERKDLALNQAMIPLGSCTMKLNAAAEMIPITWPEFSELHPFCPPDQAEGYHQMINQLSDWLVKLTGYDALCMQPNSGAQGEYAGLLAIRHYHESRNEGHRDICLIPSSAHGTNPASAQMAGMQVVVVACDKNGNIDLNDLRAKAEQAGDNLSCIMVTYPSTHGVYEETIREVCEIVHQFGGQVYLDGANMNAQVGITSPGFIGADVSHLNLHKTFCIPHGGGGPGMGPIGVKAHLAPFVPGHSVVQIEGMLTRQGAVSAAPFGSASILPISWMYIRMMGAEGLKKASQVAILNANYIASRLKDAYPVLYTGRDGRVAHECILDIRPLKEETGISELDIAKRLIDYGFHAPTMSFPVAGTLMVEPTESESKVELDRFIDAMLAIRAEIDRVQAGEWTLEDNPLVNAPHTQRELVAEWQHGYSREQAVFPAGLNNKYWPTVKRLDDVYGDRNLFCSCVPMSDYE; translated from the coding sequence ATGACACAGACGCTAAGCCAGCTTGAAAACAGCGGCGCATTCATTGAACGCCACATCGGACCGGATGCCACGCAGCAGCAAGAAATGCTGAACGCCGTGGGCGCAGAGTCCCTTAACGCGCTGATCGGCCAGATCGTGCCGAAAGATATTCAGCTGGATACCCCGCCGCAGGTGGGTGACGCCGCTACCGAATTTGCCGCACTGGCGGAGTTAAAAGCCATTGCCGGCCGCAACAAACGCTTTAAGTCTTATATTGGCATGGGTTACACCGCCGTGCAGCTGCCGCCGGTGATCCTGCGCAACATGCTGGAAAATCCAGGCTGGTACACCGCCTATACGCCGTATCAGCCGGAAGTCTCCCAGGGCCGTCTGGAAGCGCTGCTTAACTTCCAGCAGGTGACGCTGGATCTGACCGGACTGGATATAGCCTCCGCCTCGCTGCTCGATGAAGCGACCGCAGGCGCAGAAGCCATGGCGATGGCAAAACGCGTCAGCAAACTGAAAAACGCCAACCGTTTCTTCGTGGCTGCCGACGTACATCCGCAGACGCTGGACGTGGTGCGTACCCGCGCAGAAACCTTTGGTTTTGACGTGATCGTCGATGATGCCGACAAAGTGCTCGATCATCAGGACGTGTTCGGCGTGCTGTTACAGCAGGTGGGCACCACCGGCGACGTGCATGACTACAGCGCGCTGATCGCCGAACTGAAAGCCCGCAAAGTCATCGTCAGCGTTGCTGCCGACTTTATGGCGCTGGTGCTGTTAACCGCACCGGGCAAGCAGGGCGCAGATATCGTCTTCGGCTCTGCCCAGCGCTTTGGCGTACCTATGGGCTACGGCGGTCCACACGCGGCGTTCTTCGCTGCCAGAGACGAATTTAAACGCTCCATGCCTGGCCGTATTATCGGCGTGTCAAAAGATGCCGCCGGTAACACCGCGCTGCGCATGGCGATGCAGACCCGCGAGCAGCATATCCGCCGCGAGAAAGCGAACTCCAACATCTGTACCTCGCAGGTACTGCTGGCGAACATTGCCAGCCTCTACGCTGTTTACCACGGTCCGGCTGGCCTTAAACGTATTGCCGGTCGTATCCATCGCCTGGCGGATATTCTGGCAGCCGGCCTGCAACAGCATGGCCTCAAGCTGCGTCATGCCCATTACTTCGACACCCTGTGCGTGGAAGTGGCGGATAAAGCCGAGGTGCTGGCGCGTGCTGAAGCCCGTGAAATCAACCTGCGTAGCGACATCATTAACGCGGTCGGCATTACGCTGGATGAAACCACCACCCGCGAAGACGTGCAGGCTCTGCTGAGCGTGCTCACCGGTGTTGAGCAGAATGATGTTGATGCGCTGGATAAAAACGTTGCCCACGACAGCCGTTCCATTCAACCGACTATGCTGCGCGAAGACGCGATCCTGACGCATCCGGTGTTTAACCGCTATCACAGCGAAACCGAAATGATGCGCTACATGCATAGCCTTGAGCGCAAAGATCTGGCTCTCAACCAGGCGATGATCCCGCTCGGCTCCTGCACCATGAAGCTGAACGCCGCAGCCGAAATGATCCCGATTACCTGGCCTGAATTCTCAGAGCTGCACCCGTTCTGCCCGCCAGACCAGGCGGAAGGGTATCATCAGATGATCAACCAGTTATCCGACTGGCTGGTTAAACTCACCGGTTACGATGCCTTGTGCATGCAGCCAAACTCCGGCGCGCAGGGCGAATATGCCGGTCTGCTGGCGATCCGTCACTATCACGAAAGCCGCAACGAAGGGCATCGTGATATTTGTCTGATCCCAAGCTCCGCGCACGGTACTAACCCGGCGTCGGCGCAGATGGCGGGGATGCAGGTGGTGGTCGTGGCCTGTGATAAAAACGGCAACATCGATCTGAACGATTTGCGCGCCAAAGCAGAGCAGGCAGGCGACAATCTCTCCTGCATTATGGTGACTTACCCGTCCACCCACGGCGTGTATGAAGAGACCATCCGCGAAGTGTGTGAGATCGTCCACCAGTTCGGCGGCCAGGTGTACCTCGACGGCGCGAACATGAATGCGCAGGTGGGCATCACTTCGCCGGGCTTTATCGGCGCGGATGTTTCGCACCTTAACCTGCATAAAACCTTCTGCATCCCGCACGGCGGCGGCGGTCCGGGTATGGGGCCGATTGGCGTGAAAGCGCATCTGGCACCTTTTGTACCGGGTCACAGCGTCGTGCAAATCGAAGGCATGCTGACCCGTCAGGGCGCGGTATCCGCGGCCCCGTTCGGCAGCGCCTCTATTCTGCCGATCAGCTGGATGTATATCCGCATGATGGGCGCGGAAGGGCTGAAAAAAGCCAGCCAGGTGGCGATCCTTAACGCTAACTACATCGCCAGCCGCCTGAAAGACGCCTATCCTGTGTTGTACACAGGTCGCGACGGTCGCGTGGCGCACGAATGTATTCTGGATATTCGTCCGCTGAAAGAAGAGACCGGCATCAGCGAGCTGGACATCGCCAAGCGCCTGATCGACTACGGTTTCCATGCGCCGACCATGTCCTTCCCGGTGGCGGGCACGCTGATGGTTGAGCCGACGGAATCAGAAAGCAAAGTCGAACTGGACCGCTTTATTGATGCGATGCTGGCGATCCGCGCGGAAATCGACCGTGTGCAGGCAGGGGAGTGGACGCTGGAAGACAACCCGCTGGTGAATGCGCCGCACACGCAGCGCGAGCTGGTGGCGGAGTGGCAGCACGGTTACAGCCGCGAGCAGGCGGTGTTCCCGGCGGGACTGAACAACAAATACTGGCCGACCGTGAAACGTCTCGACGACGTTTACGGCGACCGTAATCTGTTCTGCTCCTGCGTGCCGATGAGCGACTACGAATAA
- the dsbC gene encoding bifunctional protein-disulfide isomerase/oxidoreductase DsbC, whose translation MKKSLMMFTLLAAFSSAVQADDAAIKQTLAKLGVQSTEIQPSPISGMKTVLTNSGVLYVTEDGKHMIQGPLYDVSGAQPINTTNSMLMTHLNALEKEMIVYKAANEKHVITVFTDITCGYCHKLHEQMADYNALGITVRYLAFPRQGMQSEAADNMKAIWCAKDRNKAFDDAMAGKGVKAASCDIDIADQYALGVQFGVSGTPAIVLSNGYVVPGYQGPQEMKTFLDEHKKQTGGK comes from the coding sequence ATGAAAAAGAGTTTGATGATGTTCACCCTGCTGGCGGCGTTCAGTTCCGCGGTTCAGGCCGACGATGCGGCCATTAAGCAGACGCTGGCGAAGCTGGGCGTGCAGAGCACAGAAATCCAGCCATCGCCGATTAGCGGTATGAAAACCGTGCTGACCAACAGCGGCGTGTTGTACGTCACCGAAGACGGCAAACATATGATCCAGGGGCCGCTGTATGACGTGAGCGGCGCGCAGCCGATCAACACCACCAACAGCATGCTGATGACGCATCTCAACGCGCTGGAAAAAGAGATGATCGTGTATAAAGCGGCGAATGAAAAACACGTCATCACCGTGTTTACCGACATCACCTGTGGTTACTGCCATAAGCTGCATGAGCAGATGGCGGATTACAACGCGCTGGGCATCACCGTGCGCTATCTGGCCTTCCCGCGTCAGGGGATGCAGAGCGAAGCGGCGGACAACATGAAGGCCATCTGGTGCGCGAAAGATCGCAACAAAGCCTTTGACGATGCGATGGCGGGCAAAGGCGTGAAAGCGGCCAGCTGTGACATCGACATTGCCGACCAGTATGCGCTGGGCGTGCAGTTCGGCGTCAGCGGCACGCCGGCGATTGTGCTGAGCAATGGCTATGTTGTGCCGGGCTATCAGGGCCCGCAGGAGATGAAAACCTTCCTGGACGAACATAAAAAACAGACCGGCGGTAAATAA